In the genome of Maribacter forsetii DSM 18668, the window AGAAAGTACCTCTGTACTGTTCTCACCCTCACCATAGGTTTTGTATATATTATTTAGTTCTAAGTATGCCATGTTCTATCTTTTGAAAGCGTTATGCCATTTCGTTTTTATTGAAGGAAACCATATTCTGTACGGCAAGCATTAGTCTATCTAACAAGAAACCAATGATACCGATGACGAACATTGCTACAATAATTTTTGCGTTTGAGTCATTGGCTCCGTTTTGAAATTCTTCCCATACGAAAAGACCTAAACCTTGACTTTGTGCTAAAAGCTCAATAGCAATTAATACCATCCACGCCACAGAAAGTGTAATACGTAGCCCTGTAAAAATCAATGGTAATGAAGAAGGTAAAATTACCTTGAACACTTTTTGAAAAGTACCCAGTTTCAATACTTTGGCAACATTGATATAATCTTTATCTACCGATGCCACGCCCATTGCCGTATTAACCAATGTTGCCCACATGGCACAAAAACCAACACTTATAAAGGAGATAACAAAAGCATTATCAGAACTGTCACCTATATACAAGGTTTTTACAATCATGAAAACCAACAAATACCATACTACAGGAGATACAGGTTTAAAAATTTGAATGAACCAATTGAAGGCACTACGTAATGACGGACTTAACCCTATAACTATACCAATAGGCACTGCAATAAGTAATGCTAATAGAAAACCAGCAAATACTGTTTTTATACTAGTAAGAACGATATCTATAAATGACGCTCTACCCGTATAAACAATTGGGTCTTTACCCGCTGCGATCATCTTTTCATTGGTAGCGGCCATTTTCTCTGCAAAAGCAGCTTTGTCAGCACTAATTACATGGTGATCCGCTACTAAAGATTTTAAAGAAGCCCATACTTGAGTAGGAGAAGGCAATGTATTTGGTTGACAACTGCTGTCACCAGATTCTATACATGCGCGTTCTGCCGCTGCCGCTTCTTCTCCTCTTTCCGTTAAGGCTTTTTCAATTTTATAGTCCGCTTCTTTATTGTATAAGGCTTTAGAACCCATGTGCCATAACCCTAAAAACAATAATATGGATAGTAGTGTTATACCAGTATTTTTTAAGGATTTCATAATACCATCCTTTTTTATGCTTGGTGTAAGTTTTGCAAGTATCTGCTTGAAATTTGTAGACATACTCTTTTCCTTTTTTAAGACCATTTCCTGTTCCATAATATCTAGTTTAGGGTCAATGAATTGCTTTAATTATTTCTTGTCTTTGTTACCAATTGAGAAACTGTTGATATACCCAATTGGGTCTTTGGCATCATAACTGGTTCCATCTATAAAATCTGAAGTGGCAGCTTTGTAACCATCCGTATCAGGAACATCTGCTGCAGGAATCTGTCCTTCAGCTACTAATAAATCAGCTGCTTTTTTCCAGATATCTGGACGGTAAATATCCTTAATTGTAGATGCATACCAATCTGAAGATTTAGCCTCAGGAATCTGTCCCCATCTACGCATTTGAGTTAAGAACCAAATACCGTCAGAATAGAATGGATATGTTGCATTGTACTTATAGAATACATTGAAATCTGGCATTTCTCGCTTGTCTCCTTTTTCAAATTCAAATGTTCCTGTCATAGAATTAGCCAATACTTCTTTTGGCGCACCTACGTATTGAGACATGGATAATATTTCTACCGCTTCGTCTCTGTTTGTTGGTTCATCTAACCACTTACCAGCTCTGATCAATGCTTTTGTTACCGCTATGGCAGTATTAGGGTTTTGCTCTACAAATTGCTTTGTCATTACAAATACTTTTTCAGGATTATTTTTCCAGATATCATAGTTTGTAGTAACCGGTACACCAATACCTTTAAAAACCGCTTGTTGGTTCCAAGGTTCACCTACACAGTATCCGTAAATAGTACCAGACTCCAATGTAGCTGGCATTTGTGGCGGTGGCGTTACAGAAAGTAAAACCTCGGCATCTATTTGCCCTTGTACATTATCAGCTGTATACATACCTGGGTGAATACCTGCTGCAGCTAACCAATAACGCAATTCGTAATTATGGGTAGATACCGGGAAAA includes:
- a CDS encoding ABC transporter permease; translation: MEQEMVLKKEKSMSTNFKQILAKLTPSIKKDGIMKSLKNTGITLLSILLFLGLWHMGSKALYNKEADYKIEKALTERGEEAAAAERACIESGDSSCQPNTLPSPTQVWASLKSLVADHHVISADKAAFAEKMAATNEKMIAAGKDPIVYTGRASFIDIVLTSIKTVFAGFLLALLIAVPIGIVIGLSPSLRSAFNWFIQIFKPVSPVVWYLLVFMIVKTLYIGDSSDNAFVISFISVGFCAMWATLVNTAMGVASVDKDYINVAKVLKLGTFQKVFKVILPSSLPLIFTGLRITLSVAWMVLIAIELLAQSQGLGLFVWEEFQNGANDSNAKIIVAMFVIGIIGFLLDRLMLAVQNMVSFNKNEMA
- a CDS encoding CmpA/NrtA family ABC transporter substrate-binding protein — encoded protein: MKNIFTSSILTLSLALVFTACGDTKSKKTEAVSEEAVASKTKVLDIEKPQLTFGFIKLTDMAPLAIAKEKGFFEEEGLFVSVEAQSNWKNVLDRVIDGQLDGSHMLAGQPIAAGAGFGRQAELVTPFSMDLNGNGITVSNDVWSKMKPNVPADSDGKPIHPIKADALKPVITSYKNEGKPFKMGMVFPVSTHNYELRYWLAAAGIHPGMYTADNVQGQIDAEVLLSVTPPPQMPATLESGTIYGYCVGEPWNQQAVFKGIGVPVTTNYDIWKNNPEKVFVMTKQFVEQNPNTAIAVTKALIRAGKWLDEPTNRDEAVEILSMSQYVGAPKEVLANSMTGTFEFEKGDKREMPDFNVFYKYNATYPFYSDGIWFLTQMRRWGQIPEAKSSDWYASTIKDIYRPDIWKKAADLLVAEGQIPAADVPDTDGYKAATSDFIDGTSYDAKDPIGYINSFSIGNKDKK